The Triticum aestivum cultivar Chinese Spring chromosome 5A, IWGSC CS RefSeq v2.1, whole genome shotgun sequence genomic sequence ttctgataatgaggatatctctactTTGACGGCGTCAGGACTTTAGAAATATAAtagactgggcgttgaaccttataagcttttccttcttcttcccgctcgatcgtaagtactgtactgatgacttgtccagtggttgctatataaagcagtagaggctctttgctgattggagcagcaagcaccggctgggtggaaagcagggcttttagctctgcaaatgctgtatCAGCTTCTgcggtccactcgaacttgtctgatttcttcatcagttggtaaagaggcagcgccttttcaccgaggcgataaatgaatcgacttagggcggccaagcaaccagtatgcttctggacatcatgcacacgcacatggcatttcattcggagtatagcgcctactttctctgggttagcatcgattcctcgttcggaaacaagaaaaccgagtaactttccgcctggaactccaaacgtgcactttgatggattgagcttgatatcataccttctgaggttggcaaaggtttcagcaaggtcagtcagtaggtcggaacctttacgtgacttgaccacaatttcatccatgtatgcttccacattccgactgatctgagtgagcaggcacttctgaatcatccgcatgaatgtggctccggcgttcttcaaaccgaatggcattgtgacataacagaagcacccaaacggggtgataaaagctgtctttatttcgtcgggtccgtacagacggatctggtggtacccggagtaagcgtccaaaaaggacaaacgctcgcaccctgcagtcgagtcaactatctgatcgatgcgagggagagggaagtgatctttcgggcaggctcgattgatatccttgaaatcaatacacatgcgaagtgagtcgtctttctttgggaccatgacaacattggctaaccactcggagtgataaatttctcggataaactcagccgccaaaagccgagccacctcttcaccgattgcctttcttttctggacggtggaccatcgaagatgctctttgactggtttcaccttcgggtcaactcgcaaacgatgctcagccaatcccctggaacacccggcatgtcagaaggcttccatgcaaagatgtcccagttctcacggaggaactggatgagcgcttcttcctatttggagtcgagtgtggtggaaatgtgagtcggagctgcattgggatccgtcgggtgaatgtgaatcgacttcgtttcaccagacgactggaatgctgaatctgtggctggcttcttggctcgcagcaagtcactcggatctgcatttttctggtattcttgcaattctaccacggccatctgggcatcggcgatcttcgagcccttctggaagcactcttctgccttcttttgactgccagtgatagtgatcactcctctgggaccaggcatcttcagtttgaggtacacgtaacatggtcgagtcataaaccgtgcgtaagctggcctgcccagaattgcatgataagcactctggaaatctacaacttcaaatgtcaacttctctttgcggtaatttttgaaatcaccaaaaaccacgtcgagtgcaatctgatcgagggatgcagccttcttgcctggaatgaccccatggaaactcatatggctttcactgagtctggacatcagaatgcccattcctttcaacgtttctgcatacagtatgttcagaccactgccaccgtccatcaggacctttgtcagtcgagtgccttcgaccaccgggtcaaCCACCAGTGCTTACCTCCCAAGGGTGGTgatgtgcgctgggtgatcagactggtcgaatgtaatggagtctgcgaccacttcaagtaactgggtatcgccggagcgaccatgttcacttccctgttgatgactttcaatcgccttttgctctcaacatcagtaAAAATCATCATAGTGGAATTTACGTGgtgataaccatcatcatcctcaccctcatcctcatccttgtcggcttccttctccttttccttgggctgtttctctcggaactgctggattaggaggcgacactgtcgagtggtgtgcttcgggtaaatgaagttgccttcttcatcttttttggtgtggatatggcacggcaaatccaacacgtcattcccatcttgatcttttactttcttggggttccatgaccctttgggctttcccttgaactttccttgaaccacagccaaggcttcacccggagcagctggctcggccttgcgcttctgtttccgaccggagtttcctcctccggtttcgtgggcgactgctttgtgcttgcgctccggagtcgctcttcttcttcaccgttggcatacttggtggcaatttccatcatccgagccagagtcatatttcctgtccggccgaatttcatattcaactccctatacctgacgccttccttaaaggcacaaattgcctgatgatctgacacatcttctaccgtgtggtgtaggatggtccatctctggatataatccctcaaagtttcattcggcttctgaacacaacactgtaaCTCTGTCAAACCTGTcggccgtttgcaagtgccctcgaatgttctgacaaacactcgggcgagatcttcccaagtatagatgctgccaggtgctaactgattcagccatgctctagctgagccctccaacatcataGGAAAGtatttcatggccacttcatcattgccgccaccaatctggacagccactcggtagtcttcaagccaagtgtcaggcttggactcttcggtgaacttactaactccagacgccaacctgaagttggggggaatcaccgcagctctgatagctctgctgaagcactctggaccagagacatGCACCATGTTGCTAGTTTGTGGACCTCCATcatggccctctcggtgagctctgtttctgtcgaccaagccctgcatgagaatagatctcgcatcaaagcctggctccctggggtcgattggaatacctcgcccaacactgtgagggtGTCTGTCTtcatgctgccgaggcacgtacgacccgctcctcggggaggcgtgggcactcgacggcgatcatcacgatcgactcggcgatcatactgctctcggtttctgtactgatctcgtcgatccccacgtccctcatgcctcggaggcgatcttgggctatgggccgactgaactgtgtctcccATCACAGATCTGATGTGGATCCTATCCCGTGACTGAGATACAACCGTATTCTGCTCTCCCGTCGCCCGGAGCAAGGctcggatctgcaccagacctcgaccagcttctgactgggagggttggatcgactccgctatccggGCAGCAGCAGCTAGATTCTGGAtagggttcggtatacctgagtcggaggaggaaaaagctggcgtcgactggattcgggagcgCGCTGCCGAGCGCggtcgtcgagtgcgcgctggaggttctccagtcgagtgcgctcagccaggttggccaagcgcgcctgctccaaggcctaggcctcaggggtttctccaactataggagtatgcaatgcatccatgttccgacggcggagttcctccctctgctgtgaGGAGAGGGGTTCcaggcggtactcctcgtgaacgcgccacagatcgccgttcccgtcgcctccgtcttcacggttgaagccaggagggctgtgtggtccattgaccatcagaacttcagccgctgggtcgctgctgtcgcactcggatgcggtctctacggagccagtcgacagatcgaacaggccgtagagagttttgtCAGGCTCGATCGccacgacttgaggggtggccgactggcgggccaccgcatgcctcacccaccgatgaagcctcgaccgaccggagcgtttGCTCCGGCGAGCCGCAGGGAGGGGGAAATCTGATGAagtcgactgatactgggtcgatggttgccgcaggaggatgccgcggacgcacgcgcgaaagtgcgtcgccccgtgagcagggagcgcgtcgacgtcgagtggagcctcctgaagccaagcggagtcgtcggcgacaaacacgagcgcgccgagacagatctcgaggccctcagccaaacctcctcctgaaaccatgatgaaggggatcggaaaaatcgcaacttctccaacaagtcgctaagacacctgccccaaggtgggcaccaactgtcgtggttctaagactgacagtagagtaGGGGGtgagaatgtagaggcaagatcctagctatggaggagttgtacacacgagttttacgagttcaggcccttctcggaggaagtaacagccctacgtctcggagccctgaggcgatcgactgaatatatgtgtgtgaattacagaaagtgcgaacccttgtcccagaggaggggtgtggcttatatagagtgcgccaggaccccagctcccctccgttacacaaggttcaatgctcataaaggtagggcgttactggtaacgtctacaataaagtgttataaatgcccataaagctatggtttaagtcatgaccgttgcagagtggagggtttctcatcttctggtggtcgagtgtcttcaaggtggtcgagtgagcacatcttcatggtcgagtggatgatgttttctcttcgactgcttctgattctttgtagagatgtccttggggagggtatgttggacagatccatgaccctaccctaggtacatagcttcatcaggccgCACAGGAAACCAAACATGTCGAATTTTGCACCTCGGGTGCGAGATAGGTGCGACGCACCCATCCAAACACGCCCCTAGCAACTGGGCCTGGCGTGCGCCTACCCTGAGAGCATGGGCCTCTCCCCTCTCGCGAGCCACGCACGCATGCGCGCGCTGAACCGCCTAGGGCCGCCTGCCACGTGCGCGCGCTACGCCGGAAAACTCGCCGAGAAGAATCGATCTCGATTGCTTTCTACACGCTGCAAGTGCTTCTGATTGCTATTCCAAAACGCCGACTCCGAACAGATCTCGTTGCCACCGTTCCGATCCGTGGATCGGTTTCAACTCCACAACTATGATCCCTCGGCTTCGCTTCCTCTAGATCAACCCGACCGTCTTCCGAACCTTTTCAACCTtcctcatgataccacttgttagaataaaccgaggcataccgtcgatcatccgaggaccaagcaatcacacacaagcacgacaccgagatttgttaacgaggttcaccgatatggatatatccccggggcctgactatgggcgctcctccccatgacaccgctacaataccgtaCCCGGTCACcttggacaccggcacatgccgccgacTTCTCCTGCGTTCCGgtactattatgttggcataggttatatCGTATGTCTATCCCCCGCTAtttatgagaggcctaggatacaggtGTCCTACTTTGACACGACTACATATCCTatataaacacaatacaactacaagtccaactgtaacctacccttgtacacaatattcgacacaactccaacaatcATTTTATCTATGGTTTGCATAGATAGGAAGGCCTAGTGGAAAATACCCATTGTCATCAAAGATCAGACAAAACATCGTAGGAAATGGTGGCAAGTCATTTCCTATGCACTAGAGCGAGGCAGGCGTTTTCACCTAGGAAAGGCATTGACAGGCAAATATACATAGGTGATCGATACCTtttctttctcaaaaaaaaaagatgatTGGTACCTCACTGTATTACGGATAATATAACTAATTTATATAATTAGGTCCGTAGGACACATATAAGCTATTCCCTCTGTtgcataatataaaagcgtttttatATATATGTGGGCGCATGCATATATCATCCATGAAGTTCAAACACAAGATGACTTGCAGGTGCAGAGGCACTAGGTTCCTTTACAATCTGTACATATAAGATGATTTGTCAACACGCTTGTAGGCGTTCCAATCTTGGGAACGAGTGTTTGCAGGTTCTACACGCAAGATGGCGGTAGTACCATTTTGTAGTCAGTAGGAAGAAAAGAAACACTATCATTTCAGATAGTGtgttctggaacttcttcacggcATGCACTTGCATGTCTTTAGTGAGCCATGATGACTTTATATACAAGAGACTAAGCCCGCAACTGCCTCCCGGGTCGCTCGCTCGGGCGACTCCGGAGGCGATACGAGGCCGAGCCAACCACTCCTCGTCTCTGATCTctcaccgccgccatcgccgccggctccacggcggcggcggcggcgccctgccctgccctgccctgccgtCAAAGGCGGAGGGTGTGGTGGGCGTGCGTTAGGCATGTGGTGGTGGCACTCCCGTGGATGATCTGCACTTCGACAGCGGAATCGGAGGCTGGCAGCGTCATCAGTTCATGGGGTCGTGCCTTTGTTGGTGTTTGGTCCTCCGGTGGGGTGCTGCTGTAGCCGCTTGGACTTAACGCCCTTCGTTCCGTGAGGGTCTTCCTCGAGATCTGAAGATCGGCCTGGAGAAGATGCGATGGCTGCTCCATACCAATAGCCAATATTGGTTTGGCTTTGAGGCAGCTCGAGTTGTGCGCTTCTCCAATTCTCCAGGAGGCTGCACCGTTGGATCTTCCCTGGTGGTTGCCTCCTGAtctggccgccgccgtcgccgtggtgCGTTGCTGGCCCTGCCGATCTAGCAAGTTCGCTGGTGATTGCCGGCATCCCAATGTGGCAGTCTGCTGGTGGTTGCCAGCCTTCTGATCTAGATTATTTCCATGGCTTGGTGCGTCCCTATCTGGTTGCTAGCCGGTGATTCCGGTCTTCCGATCTGGTTCGTCTCCATGGCTTGGAATAGATCAAGACAAGCATGCGGGGCTGGTGCATGGATGCTTACGCACACAGACGGCCGCTTGAGGTGCACGTGCGTGCAGATGACGGCCACCGACTAGTTGCAGCCCATGGTCCTGGCTACTTGCCTCGCTGATTGCGGTCGCCATTGAAAGATCTTTGTGTGAGTTTCATCTCTGCAGATCAGGTGGTTGACTTCGGTGGCGAGATGCAAACTATGGGTGGAGTTTTGATACAGAGGGATGATTGTACAGCGATGATAGCTGCTGGGATTGtgaaaaagtggtggcgacaacacctGAATGACTTCAATGGTGGTGCTACTTGAGCACCCCGTTTCGAGCTCCGGAGTGAAAGCCTAGGTCTGACCCAATTTTGGTATACCTAGCAATGACGATGTTTTACATCGTTATCTTATTGAAGGCATTGTTCGGAATGCTCGGACTGATTTTTTAGGGTGAAAGCCTAGATTCTAGCTTTGGGTTGCTGGATCCGGTGACGGTGACATTTGAGTGTCGCTtacttcctgaaggcgttgctgttgaagaatctcGTCGTCCGCGTGGTGTCATGAGACGGTCGGTGCAGATATGGTCATTGTTATAGTTTGCTGATCGTTGATCTGATCGCTTTagggcattttttttatttttttttctcgtCTAcgtatagctttggtcttatatgacttagCTATTTACCGGCGTGTTTTGTGTGCGTGCGTTGATGTCGGTTCATATCCTAACTATGCAAAGGCCGGGTATATGTTTATTgtatttgtatcctcttgatgcttcattttaagTTAATAAAGTCCATCCTTTATTGAAAAAAATATACAAGAGACTAACACTGAGATATGAAAAGACTTACTCGAATGCTGGCAGCTACACTTAGATGAAAAGACAAGTTGATATTCACATAGTACATATTGTAGAAAGCGACTTACAAGCTTCCCATATAGCACATGATTGATTCAGTTGGCAATTCCATGACCATACATACATTACATATATATTAGTGCAGTGCATCCTACCATTGTCTGAACCTATTTTTTACCAGTTGAAACCATTCCCACCATCAGAACAGGAACCATTCCCACCATCAGAACAGGAACTCACTTCAGTTTCAGTGATAACCCGACTGAACAAGGCCCATGAAATCAGGCTCTACTACAGGTTGATTCTCTCTTCTTTCTATCAAGTGCAGGTGCATTGCGTCACATGTGCTTGAGGACAAACATGCCGAAACCGACGCCGAGGAAGGTGGCGATGGCGATGCCAAATATGCCGGCGAGGATCCCGGGGACGACCAGGGAGCTCCAGCCCTTGCTGGTGGCCATGCCGCAGGCGGTGGCTGGACGCGATGAGCAGCAGCTTCTCCTCCAACCCCAGCAGCTTCCCAGCGCCCAAGATCACCAGCAGGTGCACGGCGATCTGCACCAACGAGAAAGCGAAGATGCCGGGCGCCGTGTGAATGAtgtggaaaaaaattatatgaaaccagatctcacggttagcaggtgagacccgtcccaatggatgacatgtggcattcacaaatcacaaagcatttaaTCTCTTCTTCATTGATTTTAAGTGGGGGACGAAGGATACTTTGTGATTTATGAATGCCacgtctcatagaattcttttccagATGACGTCGCGGATGCTCCCGTTGGCCCCACCTGCATCAGGATCACGGCCATGGCCTCGCCGGCGGGGGCGAGCTTGCCGACGTGCGAGGGGAACAGTGTCGCCAGCGCCACCGCGATTGCTGTGATGCAGGGGAGGCTGCCGCCCTGTACGCCCAGCAGGGCCGTCATGTGCTTGCCTGCTCTGCATATCGCGAACGACACGGCCAGCGCCGTCGCGCTCTCCAGGACCGGCAGCctgtcgccgccgccggcagccggaGTGGGCTCGCCGCTGGCGTTGACTCCCTCTTTGGAATGCACCGTCTCTTCAGCGGGGATCTTGGCGGCCAGCGCGAATAGCGTGGTGAAGTAGAGCGCGCAGATGACGTTGTCGGCGGCCAGCACCGACGGGGTCACCTGCAGGGCCTCCGCGACGGCCACGTAGTTGACGGCTCCTCCGATGTGCCGGCTCATGAGGGCCGCCGCGATCTTCCAGTTGTCCGGCCCCAGCGACCGCATCGGCACCAGCGCGAACGCCACCACCGTGCCCACCGTCGTCGCCACTGCCATTTCCAAGAAAGATCGATGGGTCATGGGTCATGGATTGTCAGCTAGCTGAGTAGTGGAACTGTAGATCGATGAAGCGCGCGTACCAGATCCGAGGAGGAATgcgaggaggagggcgccggcggagCGGACAACGCGGCGGAGGTCGGCGCGGAAGAGGAGCAGCGGCACGGCCAGCGGGAGCAGGTACTCCAGCACCACGCGGTAGGcgggggcgtcggcggcgacgagcccGGCCGTGGTGGCGGCGAGGCCGAGCAGCACGCTCACCAGCGCGCCGCTCAGCGCCTTGCCGGCGCGGGTGCTTTTCTCGGACCAGACGCCCAGCGCGGCCGCGGACAGGAGGACCGTCCAGTTGCCCCAGTGGTCGGAGACCAGGACCAGGGGGAGGCCGTGGGGCAGCAGAGCTCGGGCTCGAGAGAGCGGGAGGCGCCGGCGTGCAGCGTGGCCGCGGTGGTGGACAAGAGTAGTGCGGGTGCCGGCGACGGCGGTTGAGAGAGAAGAGGCGTGGCTAGCTGAGTCTCGGCTGCGTGGGCGCACGACCACGaaggctgccgtcgccgtcgcGGCGGCCATCGATGGTCAACCGCGTCTTCCCGTCGAAAGCCAAATGAAGTGGATGCCTGTCGTTGGGAAAAAAATTCCTGTACTACCGGATCGTGCACAACCAATCGTGAGACCCTCTCCCGCATGGGACACCTGGCAATACGAATCTTAAAGCAACAATGGTCTCGGATCTCTCCGTCGCCCCATCCAACCGTCACTGTGGTGATGCGCCCGGGCTGCTCGTCATATCACAGCCGGTGTGCTCCTTAGAGGGAAGAAAATTATATAAGATCAGGTCttacggttagcaggtgagacccgtcttgatggatgacacgtggtattcacaaatcacaaagcatttcTATCAGGATGGGTCTCGTGTGAGACCTAGTTTTATAGAATTCTTTTCctcgttagagcatctacagccctCAAATGTCCGTGGACACGGACGCGTCCTTTGGTAGTGACTGGACACGTTTCA encodes the following:
- the LOC123104306 gene encoding uncharacterized membrane protein YjcL, with amino-acid sequence MAAATATAAFVVVRPRSRDSASHASSLSTAVAGTRTTLVHHRGHAARRRLPLSRARALLPHGLPLVLVSDHWGNWTVLLSAAALGVWSEKSTRAGKALSGALVSVLLGLAATTAGLVAADAPAYRVVLEYLLPLAVPLLLFRADLRRVVRSAGALLLAFLLGSVATTVGTVVAFALVPMRSLGPDNWKIAAALMSRHIGGAVNYVAVAEALQVTPSVLAADNVICALYFTTLFALAAKIPAEETVHSKEGVNASGEPTPAAGGGDRLPVLESATALAVSFAICRAGKHMTALLGVQGGSLPCITAIAVALATLFPSHVGKLAPAGEAMAVILMQIAVHLLVILGAGKLLGLEEKLLLIASSHRLRHGHQQGLELPGRPRDPRRHIWHRHRHLPRRRFRHVCPQAHVTQCTCT